The Amycolatopsis methanolica 239 nucleotide sequence ACGACGCACCGTCGCTTCCGCGTCGCCCGCGGCGCGTGCCAGGCTCCGCGCCGACACCTCGTCCCCGAGCCCCTTCGCGAACTCGCGGAACCACATGCCGAACAACGGACCGCTGGTCCCACCCGTGTGCAGGAACGCGTTCGACACCGCGGTGAACACCTCCCCCGGGGTGCGCGGGTCGTCCGCGGCCAGGTTCGCCCGCACCTTCGCCAGCGCGGACCGGAGGTTGGTGCCGTAGTCGCCGTCACCGGCGCGCCGGTCCAGCTCCGTCAGCTCGGTGCCGCGCTCGTCGATGACAGCGGCGAACCGCTCGATCCAGGCACGAGTGTCCACAATGGTCTCCTTTACCAGGTCAGGGCCGGCGTGCGGACCGGCGCGTCCCACAGGGCCAGCAGTTCGTCGTCGGCGCGCAGCAGCGTGATCGAGCAGCCCCGCATGTCCAGTGCGGTCACGTACGAACCCACCAGCGCGCGCCCGATCCGCACCCCCAGCCCGTCCAGGAACCCGCCCAGCTCGCGGTGCACCACCGACAACTCCAGGCCGTGCGTCGCGCCGAGACCGTTGACGATCGCGATCACCTCGTCGCCCCGGTCCAGGCCGAGCGCGGCCACCAGCGGCTTCGTCAGATCGCCCACCAGCTCCCGCACCGGCGCATAGGGGCGCCGCCCGACGCCGTGCTCGCCGTGGATGCCGACCCCGAACTCGATCTCACCGTCGGGCAGGTCGAACGACGGCCGGTCCTGCCCCGGCTGCGTACACGCCTCCAACGCCAGCGCCAGCGTGCGCGCCGACGACACGATCCGCTCCCCCAGCGCGGTCAGCTCGTCCAGCGACGCGCCGTTCTCCGCCGCCGCACCGCAGATCTTCTCCACCGCCACGACCGCCGCCGTGCCACGACGGCCCGGCGCGCCGTCCTCCTGGCCGTCGGTGGCGAGATCGTCGTCGACGAGCACGGTGCGCGTCTGGATGCCGTCGTCGGCGGCCAGCTCGGCGGCGATGCGGAAGTTCAGCACGTCACCGGTGTAGTTCTTGACGATCAGCAGCACCCCGCGGCCCCGGTCGGCGGCGGCGATGGCGGCGCGGATCTGGAACGCGGTCGGGCTGGCGAACACCGCGCCCGGCACGGCGGCGTCCAGCATGCCGCTGCCGACGAAACCGGTGTGCAGCGGCTCGTGCCCGGAGCCACCGCCGGAGACCAGCGCGACCTTGTCCGGCTGCCGCGCGCGGACCACATACGCCGGGTCCTCGTGGTAGCGGACGAGGCCCGGATGCGCACGCTGGAGCCCCTCCAGGGCCTCCCGCACGAAGTCGTCCGGATCGTTCACGAGCTGGCGTGCCGCCATTCCACCCCTCCGTCATCGTCGACTGTCATTCGACATTATCGAATTGCTTCCGAACATAGAACGGCGCGGGACTGTTGTAAAGTGCGGCTGGCAGGAGGGTGCGCCGATGATCCAGTCCGTCGACCGGGCGGTCCGCGTGCTCGGCGTGCTGCAGGCGGAACGGCGGCTGAGCCTGTCCGAGATCGCCGCCCGGCTCGGGCTGGCGCCGTCCACTGTGCACGGCATCATCAAGACCCTGCAAGCCCACGGCTTGGTGCTGCAGGACCGCGACTCCGCGCGCTACCGGCTCGGGCCCGCCGTGCTCAAGCTGGGCAACGTCTACCTCGACACCCTCGAACTGCGGTCCCGCGCGCTCACCTGGGCGGCCGAACTGGCGCGCACGACCGGGTGCGCGGTGCGGACCGGGGTGCTGCTGCCGGGCGAGGTGATGATCGTGCACCACGAGCCGCGCCCGGACGGCTCCCGCCAGATGCCGGAGGTCGGGATCGTCATCCCGGCACACGCGAGCGCGCTCGGCAAGGCGATGCTGGCGTGGTCGCCCGGCCTGGCGCCGGAGCCGCTGCGCAGCATGACCAGGGACACCATCACCGACCCGGCGGAGCTGGCCGCGCACCTGGAGCGGGTGCGCGGCGAGGCGCTGGCGACCGAGGTGGAGGAGGCGGTGATCGGCGAATGCTGCGTGGCCGCGCCGATCTTCGACGCCGGGCAGGACATCGGCGGGGCGATCGGCGTGGTGGTGCCGATGACGGACTGGCCGGCCGGTCCCGCCGTACCCGGCGCGGTGCGCGAGGCGGCTCGCGCGATCTCCCGCGAACTGGGCGCGCCGTCCTGGCCGCCGGCGGGGTGACAGGCCTGTGGCGCCGCATGATCGCAC carries:
- a CDS encoding dihydroxyacetone kinase subunit DhaK, encoding MAARQLVNDPDDFVREALEGLQRAHPGLVRYHEDPAYVVRARQPDKVALVSGGGSGHEPLHTGFVGSGMLDAAVPGAVFASPTAFQIRAAIAAADRGRGVLLIVKNYTGDVLNFRIAAELAADDGIQTRTVLVDDDLATDGQEDGAPGRRGTAAVVAVEKICGAAAENGASLDELTALGERIVSSARTLALALEACTQPGQDRPSFDLPDGEIEFGVGIHGEHGVGRRPYAPVRELVGDLTKPLVAALGLDRGDEVIAIVNGLGATHGLELSVVHRELGGFLDGLGVRIGRALVGSYVTALDMRGCSITLLRADDELLALWDAPVRTPALTW
- the dhaL gene encoding dihydroxyacetone kinase subunit DhaL, with product MDTRAWIERFAAVIDERGTELTELDRRAGDGDYGTNLRSALAKVRANLAADDPRTPGEVFTAVSNAFLHTGGTSGPLFGMWFREFAKGLGDEVSARSLARAAGDAEATVRRLGGAEVGHKTMVDAMVPAAEALAAAAERNADVETALKDAAAAADAGARSTEALLAKRGRASYVGEHARGVTDPGALTVAWFFEAATK
- a CDS encoding IclR family transcriptional regulator gives rise to the protein MIQSVDRAVRVLGVLQAERRLSLSEIAARLGLAPSTVHGIIKTLQAHGLVLQDRDSARYRLGPAVLKLGNVYLDTLELRSRALTWAAELARTTGCAVRTGVLLPGEVMIVHHEPRPDGSRQMPEVGIVIPAHASALGKAMLAWSPGLAPEPLRSMTRDTITDPAELAAHLERVRGEALATEVEEAVIGECCVAAPIFDAGQDIGGAIGVVVPMTDWPAGPAVPGAVREAARAISRELGAPSWPPAG